One window of the Acinonyx jubatus isolate Ajub_Pintada_27869175 chromosome A2, VMU_Ajub_asm_v1.0, whole genome shotgun sequence genome contains the following:
- the ZNF589 gene encoding LOW QUALITY PROTEIN: zinc finger protein 589 (The sequence of the model RefSeq protein was modified relative to this genomic sequence to represent the inferred CDS: deleted 1 base in 1 codon; substituted 2 bases at 2 genomic stop codons), with translation MVLTHQELEAGVTAGGEVRFRTTNYASQEAARCTVKHFRQNPLLFLTPLLAQRSFFDVLSPPPRLQVSPGSEMDPAALLRVSADHDLNCKTRKKNPVNFSCEYFGNFLSSAESNPEVHPWPSCPLAFDEQQFLSQHELRSRPIPDLHSVNPLRPGDSCPEYQQRQQQHSDENNRGAEADNQARGDSKSLSGSITERGTPLVHPSSQTGNXVLKVQLRPAPRTCSGKAHKVLERVETXGFGAMEFGERGLDFSRKTNLLRHKAVTGETRVCSECGRGFGGKSHFIRHERTHTGEKPHGCRECGQAFSCKSHVIRHQRTHTRENVCTVYR, from the exons ATGGTCCTGACCCATCAG GAGCTAGAGGCGGGAGTCACTGCCGGAGGAGAGGTCCGCTTCCGAACTACGAACTACGCTTCCCAGGAGGCTGCTCGCTGTACCGTGAAGCACTTCCGGCAGAATCCCCTCCTCTTTCTGACTCCCCTGTTGGCCCAGAGATCCTTCTTCGACGTGCTGTCTCCTCCGCCTCGCCTTCAAGTCAGCCCAGGCTCTGAGATGGACCCCGCGGCATTGCTCCGGGTTTCGGCGGACCACG ATCTTAACTGTAAGACAAGGAAGAAGAACCCAGTGAACTTTTCCTGTGAATACTTTGGGAACTTCCTTTCTTCAGCAGAATCAAATCCAGAAGTCCATCCCTGGCCTTCCTGCCCTCTGGCCTTTGACGAGCAGCAATTTCTTAGTCAACATGAGCTGCGCAGTCGTCCTATTCCAGATTTGCACTCAGTAAATCCACTCCGACCAGGAGATTCTTGCCCAGAGTATCAGCAGCGGCAGCAACAGCATTCTGATGAAAAC AACCGGGGGGCTGAAGCAGACAATCAAGCAAGGGGAGATTCTAAATCCTTGTCTGGGAGTATAACTGAGAGGGGGACTCCCCTAGTTCACCCCAGCTCCCAGACAGGCAATTGAGTGTTGAAGGTACAACTCAGGCCAGCCCCTAGGACATGCTCTGGGAAAGCGCACAAGGTTCTTGAGAGGGTAGAAACCTGAGGATTTGGAGCAATGGAGTTTGGAGAGCGTGGACTAGATTTCAGCCGGAAGACAAACTTACTCAGACACAAGGCAGTCACAGGGGAAACACGCGTGTGCAGCGAGTGTGGGCGAGGCTTCGGTGGGAAGTCACATTTCATCAGACATGAGAGGACACACACAGGGGAAAAGCCTCATGGGTGCAGGGAGTGTGGGCAAGCTTTTAGCTGCAAGTCACACGTCATCAGACACCAGAGAACACACACAAGGGAGAACGTGTGCACAGTGTATAGGTGA